The window TCCGGTGGCGCGCGACAGTTTCTGGCAGTTGATGATCGAGCTGGCGCGGCGCGACCGCGTGACGATCTTCATCTCGACGCACTTCATGAACGAGGCCGAGCGCTGCGACCGCATTTCGCTGATGCATGCGGGCCGCGTGCTCGCGAGCGATGCGCCCGCCGAGCTGGTGCGGCAGCGCGGCGCGGCCACGCTGGAGGAAGCGTTCATCGGCTACCTCGTCGACGCGCAGCGCGCGGGCGACGCGCCGCAGGCCGCGCCGGACGATGCTTCATGGGATGCCGGCGGGGATGCCGGCGCGCCGCCGTCCACCGCCGCCGCCCGGCCCGCGCCGCGCTTCAGCCTCGCGCGCGCCGGCAGCTATACGTGGCGCGAAGTGCTGGAGCTGCGCCGCGACCCGGTGCGCGCGACGCTCGCGCTGCTCGGCTCGCTGGTGCTGATGTGCGTGATCAGCATCGGCATCAGCCTCGACGTCGACAACCTCACGTTCGCGGTGCTGGATCGCGACCAGACGATGCTGAGCCAGGGCTACACGCAGAACATCGCCGGTTCGCGCTACTTCGTGCAGCGCGACGCGCTGACGGGCTACGACGACCTCGACCGGCGCATGCGCAGCGGGCAGCTGTCGCTCGCGATCGAGATTCCGCCGGATTTCGCGCGGGACGTCGCGCGCGGCCGGCGCGTGCAGATCGGCATGTGGATCGACGGCGCGATGCCGCTGCGCGCGGAGACGATCCGCGGCTACGTGGCGGGCATGCACGAGAACTGGCTGCGCGACGAGGCGAAACGCCGGCTCGGCGTGTCGCTCGCGCCGGCGGTCGAGATCGCGGTGCGCTATCGCTACAACCCCGACGTGAAGAGCCTGCCCGCGATGATCCCGGCCATCATGCCGATGCTGCTGCTGATGCTGCCGGCGATGCTGACCGCGCTCGCCGTCGTGCGCGAGCGCGAGCTCGGCTCGATCGTCAACCTGTACGTGACGCCCGTCACGCGCACCGAATTCCTGATCGGCAAGCAGGCGCCGTACATCGTGCTCGCGATGCTGAACTTCCTGCTGATGGTGGTGCTCGCCGATCTCGCGTTCGGCGTGCGGATCAAGGGCAGCTTCGCGACGCTGCTGCTCGCCGTGCTGATCTTCAACGTGGTGGCGACCGGCGTCGGGCTGCTCGCGTCCACGTTCACGCGCAGCCAGATCGCGGCGATCTTCATGACGATCATCGGCACGCTGATCCCGGTCGTGCAGTTCTCCGGGCTGCTCACGCCGCTGTCGTCGCTCGAAGGCGCCGGCAAGTGGATCGGCACGCTCTATCCGGCCACCTACATGCTCGCGATCAGCCGCGGCGTGTACAACAAGGCGCTCGGCCTCGCCGACCTGTGGCCGCAGTTCTGGCCGATGCTCGCGTCGGTGCCGGTCCTGCTGGCCGCCACCGTCGCGCTGCTCCGCAAGCAGGAAACCTGACCATGCAGCGTCTGCTCACGATCTACCGGCTCGGCGTCAAGGAACTGTGGAGCCTCGCGCGCGACCCGATCATGCTCGTGCTGATCGTCTACACGTTCAGCGCGTCGATCTACGCGGCCGCCACCGCGCGGCCCGACACCCTGCACAAGGCGCCCATCGCGATCGTCGACGAGGACGCGTCGCCGCTGTCGGCGCGCATCGCGTCCGCGTTCTTTCCGCCGCAGTTCACGCTGCCCGCGATGGTCGGCGCCGCGTCGGTCGATCGCGGCCTCGACGACGGCGACTACACGTTCGCGCTCGACATCCCGCCGAACTTCCAGCGCGACGTGCTGGCCGGACGCCCGGCGACGATCCGCCTCGACGTCGACGCGACGCGGATGAGCCAGGCGTTCACCGGCAGCGGCTACGTGCAGCAGATCGTGTCGGGCGAGATCGACGCGTTCGTGCGCCGCTATCGCGGCGGCCCCGACCTGCCGGTCGATCTCGCGGTGCACATGCGCTTCAACCCGAATCTCGACGAGGTGTGGTTCGGCGCGCTGATGGAAGTCATCAACAACGTCACGATGCTGTCGATGATCCTCACGGGCGCGGCGCTGATCCGCGAGCGCGAGCACGGGACGATCGAGCACCTGCTCGTGATGCCCGTCACCCCCGCCGAGATCATGCTCGCGAAAGTCTGGTCGATGGGGCTCGTCGTGACGGTGGCGGCGCTGGCCTCGCTCGTGTTCGTCGTGCGCGGCGCGCTGCAGGTGCCGATCGCGGGCTCGCTCGGGCTGTTCGTCGCCGGCATGGCGCTG of the Burkholderia ubonensis genome contains:
- the rbbA gene encoding ribosome-associated ATPase/putative transporter RbbA, with protein sequence MNTTTRADTDSRATDGAPGAAGPAPVARLSGVSLRYGGKAALDGVTLAVPAGRMIGLIGPDGVGKSSLLALASGARAIQQGQVSVLGGDMASAAHRDRVCGRIAYMPQGLGKNLYATLSVEENLQFFARLFGHDAAERRRRIDSLTRSTGLDPFLDRPAGKLSGGMKQKLGLCCALIHDPDLLILDEPTTGVDPLARAQFWELIGRIRAARPAMSVVVATAYMDEAQRFDWLIAMDAGRVLATGTPDELLARTGCDRLESAFIALLPDEKRRGYVPVRVTPLQADDAAGYAIEARDLTMRFGDFVAVDHVSFRIRRGEIFGFLGSNGCGKSTTMKMLTGLLPATEGDAKLFGRPVAAGDINTRRRVGYMSQGFSLYGELTVRQNLVLHARLFGVQEADVAARVAEMTARFGLADALDALPERLPLGMRQRLSLAVAMVHKPELLILDEPTSGVDPVARDSFWQLMIELARRDRVTIFISTHFMNEAERCDRISLMHAGRVLASDAPAELVRQRGAATLEEAFIGYLVDAQRAGDAPQAAPDDASWDAGGDAGAPPSTAAARPAPRFSLARAGSYTWREVLELRRDPVRATLALLGSLVLMCVISIGISLDVDNLTFAVLDRDQTMLSQGYTQNIAGSRYFVQRDALTGYDDLDRRMRSGQLSLAIEIPPDFARDVARGRRVQIGMWIDGAMPLRAETIRGYVAGMHENWLRDEAKRRLGVSLAPAVEIAVRYRYNPDVKSLPAMIPAIMPMLLLMLPAMLTALAVVRERELGSIVNLYVTPVTRTEFLIGKQAPYIVLAMLNFLLMVVLADLAFGVRIKGSFATLLLAVLIFNVVATGVGLLASTFTRSQIAAIFMTIIGTLIPVVQFSGLLTPLSSLEGAGKWIGTLYPATYMLAISRGVYNKALGLADLWPQFWPMLASVPVLLAATVALLRKQET
- a CDS encoding ABC transporter permease, yielding MQRLLTIYRLGVKELWSLARDPIMLVLIVYTFSASIYAAATARPDTLHKAPIAIVDEDASPLSARIASAFFPPQFTLPAMVGAASVDRGLDDGDYTFALDIPPNFQRDVLAGRPATIRLDVDATRMSQAFTGSGYVQQIVSGEIDAFVRRYRGGPDLPVDLAVHMRFNPNLDEVWFGALMEVINNVTMLSMILTGAALIREREHGTIEHLLVMPVTPAEIMLAKVWSMGLVVTVAALASLVFVVRGALQVPIAGSLGLFVAGMALHLFATTSMGIFLATLVRSMPQFGMLLVLVLLPLQLLSGGLTPRESMPQAVQDVMFAAPTTHFVELAQRILYRGAGLDAVWMQFAALFAIGCALFLLSLTRFRKTIGQMA